AGCTCTCACCAACCAGCACTCCCCAAAAATTGTGATTTAGAAATTTAGAAGTCCAAAacttagtttgtttatttattagatttttGCCAAAGTGCATACCCTGGTCCTAGGCAAAGTATTGTTTGGAGTTTGGTTTgctgtcaattttttttaaattgaaacagTCATGGGTCAATATTTGATTACCTCAGGAGCCATTGTATGAGgactgctgttgttttcattcataatATTTACCGCACAGTCTATAATGCAACTTATGTTTGAGTAAaacatgatgagaaaaaaatgatacacCAAATCACTATTGCACGACTCTTTTGTTAAGACGAAGGTCTCATTTTCAAGGCTGAAGGGAAGGGCAACATCTGCAATAGAAAAGCAAATTGGGTCACTTGGTGGAGAGAATGACTGAGAGTTGAGTCATGGATATTACTGGGGAGGAGAGGGTCTGTTAATAATTTCCTTCTTGGggtaacacaaaaacacaacaaaacaacacgGCAGGATGATTAGTGTTTAGATGGGCTTTATGCAGGTCTCCAGTTGTCATTAACAACCAGTAACAGATGCCTGAGTCCTGATGAAGCTCAGGTTTGCTGCATTCCAGTGTGAGAGGAGGCCAGTCACTGTACTGTAGGTGTGCATTCATTAGCTTTGACCTTGGCTTGAAGAACAACTGTAGTCACCTGAGCCGTTCACATTATTACCCTTGAGACAAAAACGAAATATCTCATTGAAAGCCCGTGTTCTCTCACCTCTGCTTCGATAATGATGAATAGAGGCCATCAGTGGGGGCGGGGGGATTAGACTCGGTGGGAGGGAGGAGATGAACGTGTTCATAattgaaaagaaaggaaggaatcTCGACAGGAAGATAGTGCATAGGTCCATCCCTATGGTGTGGAGCAGAAACAAAAGGCCCATCGTCTCGCTCCCGCGGGCACTAAGGGGGTGGCCTGGAAAGcatgttgccatggtgaccGCTCTGTCACTTAGCCCCCGGGTGCTGTCTCAGTCAGGCACTGCGCAGTGTACATAGGATCTGCCAAGAGTCAGCAAGATCAAAATCTGCCCTGGAAAGCACAGAGGCTCTGCTAAACCAACTGCAGCTGGCAGAGGAGCTTTTTCCTAAACATATCTATGAGTTAGAAAACTCCACAGCATAGCATTTTTTACAGCCCTCCATCTACCCACCTGGCATGTAAAGTACCAACCCCCAGCAAGTTGCAGGACTTTTATTGAGTAAAGGAAAGTGATTCTGGGGCtctttttacagtatatcttgTAGATTGTTGTGGTTTGATTTGCTGGAAATATGAAGGGAATTTGGTGTGGCAGGgaaatttcagattttaaaagtGAACCGTAAAACAACTATAATGATATTTGTCCTGTACAATGAATAGTACTGTAACCTTAGAACTCCGTACATTACTTTGAGATGGGACTAAGCATCGGTTAACAACATCACTCCTACAGCTGGCTAACTGCATGTGAGGCCTTTAGAACTGAAGTGATATTATAAACTGTTTTTAGTTCCTACCTACACAGATCCAATCGAATTGAATTAAAGATGTtgtcagttgaaaaaaaaaaaatcgacaaTAATTTTGACCTAGTGAGTAACAAAGATTctggtttctttgttttaaaaaatcattttaatataaGGTTGACTATAAAGATAGtactttctttgctttttatgaAAGCCTAGACATTCCTGTGCTTTTGCAGTCTCTGTGCATTTTACCCTGTGTAGGCTCAAGAGAGCTGGCAACTGAAAAGCCTGCCCCTAGTCTCTTGCTGGACCTTGTGTCCTGCAATAGGCCTGTCGCTGTTTGCATTGCAGACACCTCAGTGAGTTTGGCTCTAATGTAGCTTGACGTCTGTATGcgtgtgggtgtctgtgtgtgtgtgtgtgtgtgtgtgtgtgtgtgcgcgcgcgtgtgtgtgtgtgtgtgtgtgtgtctgtgtgtgtgtttgctctcgTCTCAGGGTTGCCAAATGAACTGTTTAGCCTGAGGACCAAAGATCACAGGCCTTGATCCAACAGCAAGGGAGCGAAAGCGAGAGGAGCGTGATCATTTTGCATCCATTCTCCAACTTCTCATTACGCTATGAGCTGGGACTGAGGTCGTGCTCcagagtttcatttttttggtaagttttattttttatccgTACCCCACTTTGTGTTAACTTCTGCTTTTACAGGagaatgttttctgtgttttaaagttCATTAGCGCACCACATTAGATAAGGTTTAGCTACACGTGTGGTTTTATACTTGAATCATACTGAAAGCTGCATCAACAAATAAGCTCAAAAGCTACACAAATCATTCAGAGGTATTCATATCATGATAGAGATCAGGCACTGAGGTTGTCAGTGGGTGTAATTTGGAgataaatgtaaacacaaacatatggTTGGTGCATTGTGAAGACATCCATACAATTTGTATGTAAGCATGGTGACATGTGGTTTGACTTAGAGAGCAATGCACACAGGTTAGACTCGGAGGGCTTCAGAGTTCGTCATCATTTCACAATaacagagagattttttttttttaccacagcCAGCCACAACACAAAGCACATGTTAAAGTGGGATGGTGCTAATATTAACTGGAAGGATTAAAGACcccccttttattttgaagtggtTTCTTCGCTGTTGCCACCAACATTCTTATGTGTCTCATGGCGCAACACCGTGATGTCATCAGGCCAGGGAGGTGGAAATTGTTaacaaaatggtaaaaagtggaggagaaaagcCAGAGTCAGCAGGAAAGGGCAGCAGGGCGGAGAAGGAGGGGAGCTGGGGAAGGTTAACGGAGGAAATACAGAAAGACCCAACAGCGCAACACGACCCTGGTATAGTATTCCATGCAGGCAAATccaataaatgtgtttgtttcagatgTGAAACGGGCTTGTTTCTCCTGAAGACAAAAGCTACTTAGTGAGGAGGTAACATGAAGGTAACATAGAGGACTGCATACATATGGAGTAAttgctaaaaatgaaaaacagactgCACAGGACAATGAACATGAACTGCTCTTGAATCTCATCGGGTGCATGGCTCCACCGGTTTTACTTTCAGAGAGACCTCCTTGGGAGTGTTAGGACTCACCGATGCTGGAATGGTTAAAAACACAATAGAGCTCCTCAGACTAACAGGATGCCAGGAGGACAGACAGCTTAAATGTCAGGGACACCATGTCCAAACACTACAAATAAGTCAACAACACACTTACCTTTTCCCCTGAGTTTCACAAGTTGATCTGGGAGTCCTATCATGCAGGAAAGAGTCCTTTGTGGCTACTTGGAAAATTGACTCTTGACCTCATTTATAGAGGGCTGCCATAATTCAGAGAGAATGGCGGAGGCAGAGTGCCATGTGCCAAATGCATTATGATGATCCCCTGATGAAGCCAGTACTTaaagaggacacagaggagCTTTTGTTTGGCACTTGGAGGCCTCATCCCACCCACCCTGAGGCATATGTGGAAGTGCTGTGGTCAGTGGGTTTGACATCCAAGCGCTGCACAGAATGTAACACTGGTGGAAGTGTGGTTGACTGTAAGCACATGGAAGATCGTTAATAGGGTGTGTAGTTGCATTATACACCAAAGTCAGATTTAATATGGTGTtgaatgtttgttgttttcagctgtgaaGGAAACAAAGTCAAGATAACCATggatgtgaagaaaaaagaaatggaccTGCTGAGCAACAGCATAGCTGCTTATGCACACATTAAAGGTAAATCACACTGTGCAGCCCAGCACAATGCCTACACTGACCTGTGTtcatgatgtgaaaaaaagtcttttatgAACATTTAACTCTGTCTGatgttgttcatttgtgtcCTTTCCTTAGCAAACCCAGAGACCTTTGGCCTTTACTTCGTGCTCGGAGTGTGTTTCGGCCTGGTGCTGACGCTCTGTCTCCTGGTCATCCGCATCTCCTGCAAGCCACGGACCAACGTCGCCCCCTCCACGCCTGAGAAAAAACAGTTAAAGGACAtcagcgaggaggaggaagagagcgaggatgatgaggatgaagaagggGACGATGTAGAGGCACCAGTCCCTTTGCCCAGCACAGAAATCCCTGTTGGTAATCATAGCAGCCAATCGGATGGGACGCTGAGTGTGAACGTATTTACCTCAGCTGAAGAGCTGGAAAGGGCACAGCGACTGGAGGAGAGGGAACGTATCATACGTGAGATCTGGAGGAATGGCCAACCTGATATCCTGGGGACGGGAACAGGGACCATTGGAAGAGTGCATTACTACTAAGAGGCTAAAAGGGAAACACTGTAAACTCTGTGAACGAGTGACAAAGACCTTTGAGTGGTCCCGGTGTCCCTGAAGCTTGCAAGACTTGAGAACCTTtgttagaaacaaaaaaaaccaaaaacaagtggaaacagAACAAGCAGTGATGTCCCACACTTTGGGAACTTTGAGTTATTGCACTTCTTATGAAGCAATGTTATTTTCAACTGACTACATGGACTTAAACCAAGAGATGTCTTAATGACTGATTAATCCGCATggaaaagagaatgaatgtGAATTGTACGAATGTGGGAGCTAATGGACAGTTAAAGTATACAGTCTATTAAAATGGATGGCGCTTAAGGACAGAAATGCACACAACTAGGTTTATGTAGGTtatgtgaaaagtgaaaaattaaagcatAAATAAGGAcaatgtatgtactgtatgttgcaatGAAGATTATTTGTTtgcagtgaaaaagaaaaggaaattacATTGTTTGAACAAGCACATATCAGTCAATTGGCGTGgggaggttgggggggggggattataATGTATAATCCAATAAAGATTGGAGTctttaattaacattaactccatgtttgtgttttcagggaTAATTCcagcagaggaaatgagagaattAAAGTATTAAGCTGAAATAATTTACTGGTGTTTCTCTTCGTAATGCTCAAATGTCAGACAAATCTAGCCAACAACAGAGCTCTTCCTCTCCGTACCTTTAGGCCATGGATTTataatcaagttttttttttaaatcgcaaagttttttttatctgtatgATTAATCAaaaggtaatttttttcttcatttattatttctgcTCAGTGTCTCTTGTCTTAAAAGGTTaaagaaatacagttttataataAAATTTCTGGGAACTCCAAAGCAGTCCTCTTGTGACAGTAAACATTTCTGCAAGGCCCTGATGAAGCCAGCGTTGTAAAGGGATGTTCTGATAGCAAAGTGTGCAGGATAACTTTGAATTGAatcatttctcttcctcttaaagaaaaaaaacttgaggtAAGTTGGAAAGCTAAAAGTCCGGCTAAAAGTCCGTCCATTTTACTTGAAGTCGattttatggtttaaaaaatCGTAGTTGCATCACTTCCCATGCCGGTGTCGCTGCTCCGTTGGTCTGTTGGTCATATTAGTTGTCCTCAAATGCCACTCCAAGCCGGAAGTCAGAGTTTTCATTCCCGCACCTCAAAACGTGAGACCACATCACAGAGCTAAGTAATAGCTGTTTATTCTACCGTGTATTGTGAAAGATGCCTTGGCTGTGCTGAGCTGCTTTCCTGTGCTTGGCAGTGATTTTAGCCACGCGAGCAGTGAGGTGCTGTGGGTTGATaagttggttggtccaccagtttggtccagactgatATGTCTtcacaactattggatagattgaTAAAAAAATATCGTAGATGTTTATGTTCCCCGCAAAGACAGACTACAAACTTAAGTGAGCCTCTTTCCTCTAGTGATATTTTTAGGTTAGAGTGATATATCTCAACAACTAAAATTTGGTACcgacattcatggttcccagatgacGTATCCTAaaaattttggtgatcccctgattcTTTGTTTTAGCACCAGAAGTAGGTTGAAATTTTTGGCCCTAGTCATTCTAAGACATTCATGTATTCCACAGGATGATTTGCAGTAACTTCAGGAATCCCCAGACTTTTCATCTAAGGCCACCATCCAgtcaaagttttgatttttccaatactttggtttacgaccaaatacctgaaaaactggaaaaacattgGCATTGTGAGGATGTTAACTTACTGACaatagcatttagctcaaagcacaaaGTATAGAGTTGCTAAACTATTGTAAAATTGCCTTTCTGCTGACCCCACTGTCTTTTTTGCATATCTTTGAGTTGCTAATTCTTGCTCTTGTGCTGCTGACATTTGTCTGCTGGCTGAATTTGCTCTAATGctgttaatactgtatatgctgacTGCTTTTCTGATCCTACACTGTTAATATGATGCTGGCTGCCAATTCCTGCTCTTATTTGTGCTTTAGCTGTTGATATTTGTTTGCTGGCTGAATTTTTTCTTATGCTGTTAATGCTGTATGTGTATGCTGCTAATATCTGTCCCTTTGCTGTTGATATAATGCTGGCTTCTAATTTCTGCTCTTATTCTGCTCATTTACAATATGTGCAGGGTTTGGATTGGTATTAATTGTGAATAATTGTGAATGCCTTTCCTGCAATGGTCgagctcatttttcttttggttgttCAGCATGTGCAATATGATGCTTTCATGCTTTTGACTTATACAGTACAAGTGCCTTTGATACTCATGTTTGGACCGTGGGCTGAATGGGTTTTAGAAATTTTCCGATGGCTCACTGTACTGACTTGTGTCTCTAGTAGGGTAATATTGTACACTGGCTTCAGGGATGTAAATGTGACTAGGACCAAAGCTCATTAATGTAATTACTTCCCTGTAGTATTGGCTTCATGGGAAACTCAGCATGGCTTTTGTCACCCACAAGATAGGTAgccattttcccattttttcagACACTTTATGTTCATCTCAGTTAGAGAGAGAGTTCAATGCAATGACTGCTCGCTTTACCGTTTTTCTTTTGCATCTGTACTACTGCTGCTTCTATGGTTGCTTTGCCTCTCTCTATCCATGTGCTGATGGTATGCTGGTCACCGATACATAACATTATTAACATCTGCCTCAGTTTGCTATATATTTCTTGATTGGAGATGCTTTGGCCATACTGGGGCCTGCcccacagaaataaaataatcgCTAATTAGTATATTCTCTTCGTTGTCTGTGGTGCCTTGCAGAGGAATTGCCCACACGTAGTAGATTCCACATAATAACTGGTGTCAGCTATTGTGTCGTATGTGGTTTTGGGGGAAGAGGAGTGTATTTATGTCACTCCCAAAATGCTGCTGTTCTGACTTTGGATGCATGCTCACGCGGAATGACAAGGTCAGATCTTAGATGGCTAACATCAAGTCTGTATTCACATAATAAATCTGTTCCACATGAGTTGGCTGACTTAAATATTGCTTGGCTGCCAATAAGGACTTACAGAACATTGATGAATTGCCCGCACTGGACGAATGTTTGTACTGGACATTATCGCGAGTCGATCTACAGTGGTTTGGTGATTTACAAGTTACGAAAATATGAATTCTTGGCGTGTCAGTAAAGCtgtacaaaaggaaaaaatttaCTGAATACTCGTCAGGGTATAGCATATGTCGACATTCTTTCTGTTGGCCAACCTGGAGACAGAGGCTTTAGTGTTACATCCTTGTGCTTTGAAGCTGGTGTAGCGTTGCATGGAGGAACGTCTTGGATGGAGAGGAAAGCAGGCCAAGAACTATCTCTAGAGTCTTCCTTTGAGTACAAACTGTGCTGGAGGAGTAGACAGGGCTAAGGTTTGCCTTGTGGCCCACTCTGTTTTCACATGGAGCCCACACTGAAGTCTTCTCTGTCGACGTCTTAGAAAAGCCTCTCATGTGGTCACAGGCTTTCAGAAATCAGTGGCGTTGATGGTGTGGACTCTTTGAAGTTGCTGTGTAATTATATTTGTATAGACCTCTTGTGAAAGGCCTCTACCTCAAAATAATAGGCcctaaaatatgttttactgGTCCCATGATTGAATATTTTGAATAGTGTCCTTTTCATTTTGCAGGATGTAATCAAGGCGCACATGTAATTACATGCAACATATTTTAGCCTTATGGTAATTATGCAGTTATGAAACAGTACATCAATAAAATTAAGTGAATATCAACATTAAGGAAATCCAGTTAGGGAAAGCCTGGGAGAGATCTCCACAAAGACAAACGTAATGCACAGTGTAAGGCTGTCATTTGTGATTCTTTGGCTGATTCCAGAAAACACTCCTTTATAGATAATAACATCAATAGCTACATCCATGCTATTTAACCACTCCCTTAAatagtgaaaattattttcattttgttacaATGgtgaaatttaaatgtttttcgGAGTGTAAAATGCAGCAAACAATATTattcttaaaataattttaaaagcaGTCCTTTGGGTGACTGCCTTATGATTCCCCTCTGTAAATGTCCCCacattaaaatgatctttttaaTATGTGGCAGATTTATTATCATTTCCCACGAGGTCATGCATATGATTTGTTTCTGAACTGCTCCAGCCCTTTTCTTTGACAGAGGCGAACTGTTCTTTCTCAGTTCAGCTCGTCTTTCACTGTTTCTAATTTTAACTCCAAGGGTTTTCTTTGTATCTGACCTCTGAGCTCCAAAATGCTACAGTTTTCAACACTCAGTTTTCAGTATTCCCATCAGTTCTCTCAATCTTACTCGTCTTAAATTTCTCTAAAGTTACAGCGCACTGTGCTACGTTGTTATACTCTGAGACCAACGCAGCACTATGCTTCTTCCAAGTGAGTCAAATATTCACACAAGTGGTGTATTGTAATTTATAAGAGTGCCTGTAGTGTAAGCAGCACACATCATCACTGAGATTATTGTGTTTTATAGAGGTCCCTTGGTGAAAGAAGTAAAAACTTCACTTGTGTTTGCAGGGCCTGAAGAAAAGGTCATTCATTGTTCATATCTTTCACAAATTCTGAAATTTCTGCAATATCATCTGGCCCTTTGCTTGTTTACCCTCATTTATTTCACCCCTTGTCCCAGAGGGAATCTGCCCTTGATCACCATTATTCAAcgcagtttttaaaaatagtatGTTGCCATGGCAGTTTTTAGAAGCACCCGGTCCCTGATGAGCTCCACATGTTGTCCAGATGTGCGCTACATTGGACAACACAAGTAGGCTTAGAAAAGAACACACCACCACTACTACCACCACTATTTGGAGCCAAACCAAATCCACAGacggatgacaaattaaaggaaaaacctgaaaatttagtggagaaacaaaacaataacaatgcccccatccatgggacatgaggggtcactgaatggtttgaggaatatgaaaatgatgtgaatcatacgCTATGGCCTTCgtagtcaccagatctcaacccagttgaacacctttGGGAGTTTTAGGAccgatgtgttagacagcgctctccaccaccatcatcaaaacactaaatgtgagaatatcttttggaagaacggtgtccatccctccagcagagttccAATTACTTGAGGAATCAATGCCAATGCCAATGCACTGAGGCTGTTCTGGCAgctcatggtggcccaacacttCACTAAaacactttatgttgttttttttcctttaatttgtcacctatCCTTTATTCTGAGGATGGATTGGTCCAAATATGGCCATGTTAAATAGCTTTTCTCAATGTTAGGTTCTTACTAAATCTTCCCACTTTCACATTCAGTGTGATGAGTCACTATTTTTTAGAGTTTTCAGAGTGAGTCATTTTTTCTGAGTGACACTGGATGCCTTTTCCACTGGCTGCAGAAATGCAGTTCGACTTTGTCTAAATCCTGCAGCGtttcaacaacatttttaaagagtttGTCTTATAAAGGCATCGTCCAttaacatttgtcatttgttcagAGCGTAAATGAAactgagatttgttttttgtttttctaaagtgAGGTTAGTAGCACCGGTTTGCCTCCATTAATCCAGCATTCACTGACTGGGTTTAGCGCTCCCCTTTATGTAGAAGAACGGACCTACAGCGCCCCCCAGTGGGTTAATGCAGCATTACATTCTGATGTAGAAATTCACCTGCATGTCAGTCCATGTTTTTGACAGTAGTATTTcaggtattaacattcagatTACAGAGCTCCTTCGGATgatttaaaatgatcttttagTTTAGTTGCAAAAGACATCACATTATTTCCTCATATTTACAGCTGAATATATTACACATTCTACTGAGGCATTACAGTTAAAAGTACAGTAATGCCTATGATAAGTGATAAAGGTGACAGTGGATATAGAGCAATGTAAAACATTATTTGCTACCAAGCTGAGCCACTTAGGACCAATAATTGTCATTTCCAGCATTCAAATATGGAAAAAGTTTAACGGTATATCATTTAAAAGTCTTTTGAAGGATCAAGTTTGTCTAGTCCAGTGCAGGAGTAGCTTGATTTTATGTCAAACTGTACTTTCTAATGTAGCCctcatttgtgtgtctgcagcgGGAGAACTCGCtcgtctttctccctcttcgCTCCAcgtcagaaacattttttaaattgtttaaatttgcaGTTTCAGGGCCTGCGTGGCACAGTGTCAGACATTGGGATTACAGCTTCGTCCTCAAACTGTTTACTTCCTCCTgtatgaaaaagacatttttaatcaattataCCACAATCTTGATCTTGGGAACCACAGcttctgtattttgtattaGGCAATATACAGCAGGCAGTAAGTATGAATGCATGCAAAGCTCACGACACGCTTTACTTACCTGCAGTGCCAGTCGTctatttctctccttcctcagtTCTTCTTTCACTTCCTGTATGTCTTGACTGATCataagagacagagacagagacaaaaatagaaGGCTATAGACATGATCGTGTCTAAATAGGTCAGCTACACTGTACACTGCCAGTCTagtcaaatgaataaatgaagatACAAGCGAATTTAGAAGTCATTTAATCAGCTTTGTACTGACAATGAGATCGAAACAGAAAAGGCGTTGATCTCAAACACTCTAATCAAGCACCTGTTGTGAACAACACATTGTGTAGTTGTCTTATAATTAATGCACCGTGTCATTTCTAATATATGACAGGTTAACTTCTAACTCCCCCCTTAATAAAGCACTAATTAAGAGTCCCATTAGGATTGGAGAATTTACTAATTAACATGTAtttatgtcaaaatgttttctgtgaaaaaggtctattgtCGGcttacaacaaataaaatgcaaactgCTATTACTCTGAAGAATGAAATATTATCTGACAAATAACTTgccaaaacatttaaagtacCTTCGAGCACTGTGGCTGACGCTACAAAAAAGGCATCTGAACACTACGCCATGAGTCATGTAACTGCTTGCAAGCCTTTATTAAGGCATCAAAGGAGGGTTAGGAGATATAATGAATTTAATTAACACATAATCACATATCTAAGAGCCCATTTATACCGTGTGATTTTTGGCTGTCTGAGGTGTAAGTTGACAGTTGTGAGAGAAATGAGGTAAAATCTGGGATGGGTAAGCCAAAACGTTGGTCCTAGATCGAGGAGCGAGACGGGTCCACCGCCAGCTTTGGTGACCAAAGGCAGCCTGGGGCTAAATTCAGACCTCATCAGAAATTCAGGACCAAGCTCTCACAGTAGGACTGCTGCTACGACCCCACGTCTACAAACCAACCGATCAGAATACATGAACTGTATTCGGCAGAATACAGTGGCCAACGCCACATGTTGTACACGTCATTTTTGAATAGTTAGAGAAGATGAGAAGcactttttaagttttttaagtCCCTCTGTGTGATTCAAGATGACAAGACAGTTTTGATTTGTacattgaaaaatacagtagtttACTTCTCTTGTAAAAACCTCGCCAGTTGCTCAGGTTTTAAACATACCCACTTTACAGGTGAGGATTACTTACTCATGTTGTGCCTGTAGCAGCTCCAGAGCCATCCTCAGCTCTTTGATCTCACTATGTAGGTTTTCCACGGCTGGCTCCTCTTTATGGCTCACAGTTCTGCCATCCACAACTACTTTGGGCAGTGCTGGTCGAGTAGGAGGTGGCGTCTTGGGTCGAGGCTCGGGCTTTGATGGCAATGGCAGGAGGTTTTCTGTACCCTGCAATCAATAAGGTGGCTTTTCAATAC
This sequence is a window from Xiphias gladius isolate SHS-SW01 ecotype Sanya breed wild chromosome 22, ASM1685928v1, whole genome shotgun sequence. Protein-coding genes within it:
- the eva1ba gene encoding eva-1 homolog Ba; translation: MDVKKKEMDLLSNSIAAYAHIKANPETFGLYFVLGVCFGLVLTLCLLVIRISCKPRTNVAPSTPEKKQLKDISEEEEESEDDEDEEGDDVEAPVPLPSTEIPVGNHSSQSDGTLSVNVFTSAEELERAQRLEERERIIREIWRNGQPDILGTGTGTIGRVHYY